A genomic stretch from Hemibagrus wyckioides isolate EC202008001 linkage group LG18, SWU_Hwy_1.0, whole genome shotgun sequence includes:
- the htr3b gene encoding 5-hydroxytryptamine receptor 3B, with the protein MYNHLCPVICQVDSVPEKPKRSVLNQLTRTLLRHYDCGIRPVINWTSPTTVFIDLIIQSVLDVDGQMQKVTTSIWYRQIWKDEFLVWDPEEFDGITEISLSSDAIWVPDVIISEFVDEGKSPVIPYVYVNSSGMVKNYKPIQVVSACDLEIYAFPFDKQNCTLTFRSWLHSVGEVDLALLRNPEEIATDTREFMNNGEWELLSVPSHYWKLNMANKDYAHIQFNVLIRRRPLLYVVSVLIPSIFLMLVDVISFYLPPNSGTRITFKTSILLGYTVFRVNMMDEIPATAIKTPLIGVFFAVCMVLLVLSLAKSIFVVKLLHHSHEEVKEMSISACLLAKYGSTEQSFSESLFTSVRTLDDMDHSGGYEFDLSPEPDLLSLTETQPSPPQLEKILEELTILKLFLQEDENEGMAQKDWLALCYKVDKFLFRIYLLIFTVYSSTLLLLWSSWSSG; encoded by the exons ATGTACAATCACCTGTGTCCAGTGATTTGTCAGGTTGATTCAGTGCCTGAGAAGCCGAAAAGGTCTGTGCTGAACCAGCTGACCCGTACACTGCTGCGCCACTACGACTGCGGGATCCGGCCTGTCATCAACTGGACAAGTCCTACAACAGTCTTCATCGATCTCATTATCCAATCTGTGCTGGATGTG GATGGACAGATGCAGAAAGTGACCACAAGCATCTGGTATCGCCAG ATATGGAAAGATGAGTTTCTTGTGTGGGATCCTGAGGAATTTGATGGAATCACAGAAATATCACTTTCTTCAGATGCCATATGGGTGCCTGACGTCATCATCAGTGAATT TGTGGATGAGGGCAAATCCCCTGTTATCCCTTATGTGTATGTCAACTCCTCTGGGATGGTGAAGAACTACAAACCCATTCAAGTGGTCTCGGCCTGTGACTTGGAGATTTATGCCTTTCCATTTGACAAGCAGAACTGCACTCTGACCTTCCGTAGCTGGCTCCACTCGG TGGGTGAAGTGGACCTGGCTCTTCTGAGGAACCCTGAGGAAATTGCCACTGACACCCGAGAGTTCATGAACAACGGAGAATGGGAGCTGCTCTCAGTGCCTTCTCATTACTGGAAGCTTAACATGGCTAACAAGGATTACGCCCACATCCAGTTTAAT GTACTGATCCGTCGGCGCCCCCTGCTGTATGTGGTCAGTGTCCTCATCCCCAGCATCTTCCTCATGTTAGTGGATGTTATCAGCTTCTACCTGCCACCAAACAGCGGCACCCGCATCACCTTCAAAACCAGCATTCTGCTTGGATACACCGTATTCAGGGTTAACATGATGGACGAAATCCCAGCAACAGCCATCAAAACACCTCTGATCG GTGTTTTCTTTGCGGTTTGCATGGTCCTCCTGGTGCTCAGCTTGGCTAAGTCCATTTTTGTAGTGAAGCTCCTACATCACAGTCATGAAGAAGTGAAGGAAATGTCCATCAGTGCCTGCTTACTGGCCAAGTATGGTTCAACTGAGCAGAGCTTCAGTGAGAGTCTGTTCACTTCTGTGAGGACGCTGGATGACATGGATCACTCAGGAG GCTACGAGTTTGATCTCTCTCCTGAGCCGGACCTGTTGTCTCTGACAGAAACCCAGCCCAGTCCACCACAGCTGGAGAAAATCCTGGAAGAGCTTACCATCCTTAAACTTTTCCTCCAGGAGGATGAGAATGAAGGCATGGCTCAGAAAGATTGGCTTGCTCTCTGTTACAAAGTGGACAAGTTCCTGTTTCGCATTTATCTGCTCATCTTCACCGTGTACTCCAGCACTCTCCTGCTGCTGTGGAGTAGCTGGAGCTCAGGCTGA
- the usp28 gene encoding ubiquitin carboxyl-terminal hydrolase 28 isoform X2: MRVQEDCEHGEKCAESQGDISHAVGLLTTQTAEKEQVPEEAAAAAAEHHKEASNQHSNPASDELQVAIELSLQESQQAEAEERELHRALEASAEENAVHVKRKRNEATGEMCSPADWIRQEGWPVGIRNVGNTCWFSAVIQSLFHLPVFRRLVLNYCLSERVLEKCKSHSEKRNIAFMQELQCLFALMVGSNRRFVDPSAAVELLRDAFRTSEAQQDVSEFTHKLLDWLEDAFQLAANGSNPGDKQDNPMVQLFYGTFVAQRVHEGKILSTIEQFGQYPLQVNGFSNLDECLEGAMVAAVIESLHCDRTVSSGQERWFSKLPPVLTFELSRFEFNQSLGRPEKIHKKLEFPQIMYMDRYLHRNVEQTHGRRGEVKRLKDQLTVLQQKLESYKNYGSGPNKYPLTDMLQYILEFATSKQTNPSTSPASAGPASSPAHTEPSSEHTSQTETDDAGSSDGSGCTQSSTQRTPIHKPFTQCRPPADWPQHPAPGSVSEEELHFVRGCLQRWRSEAENNMNELKASIDKVSQALEGMYSDNSLCQVPYRLHAVLVHEGQASAGHYWAYIYDHAHKRWLKYNDVMVTESSWEELVRDSYGGMTNASAYCLMYINDRLSHLIAEDTDNETGQVLQGMDSLPSVLKRYVHEDNRWFQQQLREWEKQLHQASQEEPQVPVAQTSTSKEEKTLEPERPNSEPDQEQEQENSHEKPDEPTPEAEQEPVQDAEEATTSVVASDSSPENSEVVTEGTEDAFSLSLSHSQLDESQSPVLTTQKDEETVEEEREIINQTISEQAETEAALEPQPETEEAESQVTSAEDSQAEARQPENEVSEVEIPNVGKILVLSDADGYNEEMMLTPAMQGVILAIAKARQVFDKDGPEAGLIKAFHEEYSRLYEISQEEITPQQDPRLQHILVYLFQNKAPDRIIERTLLEQFGDRNLSFDDRSISIMREARAKLRLIKPEDMDMEEYMQWQDDYSMFKTVFAYLLTGLEQYQKGKIREALIYLAHAYQDNAALLKSGGKRGVDHNLIALYRRKCLKELNENAATLFKSGEESDVEEGVTIMNDCVIPCMHLMVRDSITQEDMDAIDMIRSHWCSYLGQDMDELQQEKLSEFLPRVLDCSAERVVLKEPPKVRKSSHDLCSRLAAIMESIHSTSVVTVK, from the exons ATGAGAGTTCAAGAGGACTGCGAACATGGGGAAAAGTGTGCG GAAAGCCAGGGGGACATTAGCCATGCTGTTGGTCTCCTCACCACACAAACTGCAGAGAAAGAGCAAGTTCCTGaggaagctgctgctgctgctgcagagcATCACAAAGAAGCTTCTAATCAACACAGCA ATCCAGCTAGTGATGAACTGCAGGTTGCCATTGAGCTCAGCCTTCAGGAGTCTCAGCAGGCCgaggcagaggagagagagctcCACAG GGCTCTGGAGGCCAGTGCCGAGGAGAACGCGGTCCAtgtgaagaggaagagaaatgaAGCCACAGGAGAGATGTGCAGTCCGGCGGACTGGATCAGACAGGAGGGTTGGCCCGTGGGCATCCGCAACGTGGGAAATACCTGCTGGTTCAGCGCCGTCATCCAG TCTCTGTTCCATCTGCCGGTGTTTCGCAGACTGGTGCTCAATTACTGCCTGTCTGAACGCGTGCTGGAGAAATGCAAGAGCCACTCT GAGAAGAGAAACATAGCCTTCATGCAGGAGTTGCAATGCCTCTTTGCCTTGATGGTGGGCTCTAATCGCAGGTTTGTGGACCCGTCTGCAGCTGTGGAGCTGCTCAGGGACGCTTTTAGGACCAGCGAAGCACAGCAG GATGTTAGTGAGTTCACACATAAGCTGCTCGACTGGCTCGAGGACGCCTTCCAGCTGGCAGCTAATGGCAG CAATCCAGGAGATAAACAGGACAACCCAATGGTTCAGCTTTTCTATGGGACATTCGTAGCTCAGAGAGTTCATGAAG GTAAGATCCTCTCCACCATCGAGCAGTTTGGGCAGTACCCTCTGCAGGTGAACGGGTTCAGTAATTTGGACGAGTGCCTGGAGGGTGCAATGGTAGCGGCAGTGATCGAATCACTGCACTGTGATCGAACTGTGTCGTCTGGACAGGAG CGATGGTTCTCCAAGCTGCCACCAGTGTTGACCTTCGAGCTCTCTAGATTCGAGTTCAATCAATCCTTAGGACGACCAGAAAAAATACACAAGAAGCTTGAGTTCCCCCAGATTATGTACATGGACAG ATACCTTCATAGAAATGTGGAACAGACACATGGAAGAAGAGGAGAGGTAAAGAGGCTGAAGGACCAGTTAACAGTTCTTCAGCAGAAACTTGAAAG CTATAAAAACTACGGTTCCGGGCCGAACAAGTACCCGCTAACAGATATGCTGCAGTATATTTTAGAGTTTGCCACTTCAAAGCAGACAAACCCAAGCACCTCTCCTGCTTCAGCGGGACCGGCCAGCAGTCCTGCACACACAGAACCCAGCTCAGAACACACCAG CCAAACAGAAACAGATGATGCCGGCTCATCGGATGGTTCAGGCTGCACACAGAGCTCTACCCAGAGGACGCCTATCCACAAGCCCTTCACCCAGTGTAGACCCCCAGCTGACTGGCCTCAGCACCCAGCGCCTGGCAGCGTGAGCGAGGAGGAGCTGCACTTTGTCAGGGGCTGCCTGCAGCGCTGGAGATCCGAGGCAGAGAACAACATGAATG AGCTCAAGGCCAGCATTGACAAGGTCAGCCAGGCTCTGGAGGGGATGTACTCAGATAACAGTCTGTGTCAG GTGCCGTACAGGCTACATGCAGTTCTTGTCCATGAAGGACAGGCTTCTGCTGGTCATTACTGGGCCTACATCTACGATCATGCCCATAAACGCTGGCTGAAGTACAATGATGTGATGGTGACTGAGTCTTCATGGGAGGAGCTGGTGCGAGACTCTTACGGAGGAATGACTAATGCCAGTGCTTACTGTCTCATGTACATTAATGACAGACTATCACACCTCATAGCAG AGGACACAGACAATGAGACAGGGCAGGTTCTGCAAGGCATGGACTCCCTTCCTTCTGTTCTGAAACGCTACGTCCATGAGGACAACCGTTGGTTCCAGCAGCAACTGCGGGAATGGGAGAAGCAACTCCATCAGGCATCTCAGGAAGAGCCACAGGTTCCCGTAGCTCAGACTTCCACCAGCAAAGAGGAAAAGACTTTAGAACCAGAGCGCCCAAATTCAGAGCCAGaccaagaacaagaacaagaaaacAGCCATGAGAAACCTGATGAACCGACACCAGAGGCAGAACAGGAGCCGGTCCAGGATGCAGAAG AAGCCACAACCAGCGTGGTAGCTTCTGACTCGTCACCAGAGAACAGTGAGGTGGTAACGGAGGGTACTGAAGACGccttctctctcagtctgtcccACAGCCAGCTGGATGAGAGTCAG AGTCCTGTATTGACAACTCAAAAGGATGAGGAGACAGTGGAAGAAGAGCGTGAGATCATTAATCAGACCATAAGTGAGCAGGCAGAGACAGAAGCAGCTTTAGAGCCACAACCTGAGACTGAAGAGGCTGAATCACAGGTTACTTCAGCAGAGGACAGCCAAGCTGAGGCCAGACAACCAGAGAACGAGGTGTCAGAGGTAGAGATCCCTAATGTGGGCAAGATCCTGGTGCTCTCTGATGCAGATGGATATAATGAAGAG ATGATGCTTACCCCGGCAATGCAGGGTGTTATCCTAGCTATAGCCAAAGCCAGACAAGTCTTTGACAAGGATGGTCCTGAGGCAGGGCTTATAAAG GCATTTCATGAGGAGTACTCCAGACTGTACGAGATATCTCAGGAAGAGATCACCCCTCAGCAGGACCCTCGCCTCCAGCACATCTTGGTCTATCTCTTCCAGAACAAAGCACCTGACCGCATTATTGAGAGAACTCTGCTGGAACAATTTGGTGACCGAAACTTGAGCTTTGACGATAG GTCTATCAGTATCATGAGGGAGGCCAGAGCCAAACTTCGGCTCATCAAACCAGAAGACATGGATATGGAGGAGTACATG CAATGGCAAGATGACTACAGCATGTTCAAGACCGTTTTTGCGTACCTGCTGACGGGCCTTGAGCAATACCAAAAAGGAAA AATTCGAGAGGCGCTGATTTATCTTGCACATGCTTACCAAGACAATGCAGCTTTGCTTAAGAGTGGGGGAAAGAGAGGAGTGGACCACAATCTTATAGCACTTTACAGGAGAAAATGCCTGAAG GAGCTGAATGAGAATGCAGCAACGCTGTTTAAAAGCGGAGAAGAGAGCGATGTAGAGGAGGGCGTGACCATTATGAATGACTGTGTCATCCCCTGCATGCACCTGATGGTCAGAGACAGCATCACGCAGGAGGACATGGATGCCATTGACATGATCAGGAGTCACTGGTGCTCTTATCTGGGGCAGGATATGGATG AATTGCAGCAGGAGAAGCTGAGCGAGTTCTTGCCACGGGTTCTGGACTGCTCAGCTGAGAGGGTGGTGTTGAAAGAGCCACCCAAAGTGAGAAAGTCATCCCACGACCTGTGTAGCCGCCTGGCTGCCATCATGGAGTCCATCCATAGCACATCAGTCGTCACTGTGAAGTGA
- the usp28 gene encoding ubiquitin carboxyl-terminal hydrolase 28 isoform X1 — translation MRVQEDCEHGEKCANQMLLNQLREITGIQDLQVLQHVLNESQGDISHAVGLLTTQTAEKEQVPEEAAAAAAEHHKEASNQHSNPASDELQVAIELSLQESQQAEAEERELHRALEASAEENAVHVKRKRNEATGEMCSPADWIRQEGWPVGIRNVGNTCWFSAVIQSLFHLPVFRRLVLNYCLSERVLEKCKSHSEKRNIAFMQELQCLFALMVGSNRRFVDPSAAVELLRDAFRTSEAQQDVSEFTHKLLDWLEDAFQLAANGSNPGDKQDNPMVQLFYGTFVAQRVHEGKILSTIEQFGQYPLQVNGFSNLDECLEGAMVAAVIESLHCDRTVSSGQERWFSKLPPVLTFELSRFEFNQSLGRPEKIHKKLEFPQIMYMDRYLHRNVEQTHGRRGEVKRLKDQLTVLQQKLESYKNYGSGPNKYPLTDMLQYILEFATSKQTNPSTSPASAGPASSPAHTEPSSEHTSQTETDDAGSSDGSGCTQSSTQRTPIHKPFTQCRPPADWPQHPAPGSVSEEELHFVRGCLQRWRSEAENNMNELKASIDKVSQALEGMYSDNSLCQVPYRLHAVLVHEGQASAGHYWAYIYDHAHKRWLKYNDVMVTESSWEELVRDSYGGMTNASAYCLMYINDRLSHLIAEDTDNETGQVLQGMDSLPSVLKRYVHEDNRWFQQQLREWEKQLHQASQEEPQVPVAQTSTSKEEKTLEPERPNSEPDQEQEQENSHEKPDEPTPEAEQEPVQDAEEATTSVVASDSSPENSEVVTEGTEDAFSLSLSHSQLDESQSPVLTTQKDEETVEEEREIINQTISEQAETEAALEPQPETEEAESQVTSAEDSQAEARQPENEVSEVEIPNVGKILVLSDADGYNEEMMLTPAMQGVILAIAKARQVFDKDGPEAGLIKAFHEEYSRLYEISQEEITPQQDPRLQHILVYLFQNKAPDRIIERTLLEQFGDRNLSFDDRSISIMREARAKLRLIKPEDMDMEEYMQWQDDYSMFKTVFAYLLTGLEQYQKGKIREALIYLAHAYQDNAALLKSGGKRGVDHNLIALYRRKCLKELNENAATLFKSGEESDVEEGVTIMNDCVIPCMHLMVRDSITQEDMDAIDMIRSHWCSYLGQDMDELQQEKLSEFLPRVLDCSAERVVLKEPPKVRKSSHDLCSRLAAIMESIHSTSVVTVK, via the exons ATGAGAGTTCAAGAGGACTGCGAACATGGGGAAAAGTGTGCG aatCAGATGCTGCTTAACCAGCTGAGGGAGATCACTGGCATTCAGGACCTCCAGGTTCTCCAACATGTCCTTAAT GAAAGCCAGGGGGACATTAGCCATGCTGTTGGTCTCCTCACCACACAAACTGCAGAGAAAGAGCAAGTTCCTGaggaagctgctgctgctgctgcagagcATCACAAAGAAGCTTCTAATCAACACAGCA ATCCAGCTAGTGATGAACTGCAGGTTGCCATTGAGCTCAGCCTTCAGGAGTCTCAGCAGGCCgaggcagaggagagagagctcCACAG GGCTCTGGAGGCCAGTGCCGAGGAGAACGCGGTCCAtgtgaagaggaagagaaatgaAGCCACAGGAGAGATGTGCAGTCCGGCGGACTGGATCAGACAGGAGGGTTGGCCCGTGGGCATCCGCAACGTGGGAAATACCTGCTGGTTCAGCGCCGTCATCCAG TCTCTGTTCCATCTGCCGGTGTTTCGCAGACTGGTGCTCAATTACTGCCTGTCTGAACGCGTGCTGGAGAAATGCAAGAGCCACTCT GAGAAGAGAAACATAGCCTTCATGCAGGAGTTGCAATGCCTCTTTGCCTTGATGGTGGGCTCTAATCGCAGGTTTGTGGACCCGTCTGCAGCTGTGGAGCTGCTCAGGGACGCTTTTAGGACCAGCGAAGCACAGCAG GATGTTAGTGAGTTCACACATAAGCTGCTCGACTGGCTCGAGGACGCCTTCCAGCTGGCAGCTAATGGCAG CAATCCAGGAGATAAACAGGACAACCCAATGGTTCAGCTTTTCTATGGGACATTCGTAGCTCAGAGAGTTCATGAAG GTAAGATCCTCTCCACCATCGAGCAGTTTGGGCAGTACCCTCTGCAGGTGAACGGGTTCAGTAATTTGGACGAGTGCCTGGAGGGTGCAATGGTAGCGGCAGTGATCGAATCACTGCACTGTGATCGAACTGTGTCGTCTGGACAGGAG CGATGGTTCTCCAAGCTGCCACCAGTGTTGACCTTCGAGCTCTCTAGATTCGAGTTCAATCAATCCTTAGGACGACCAGAAAAAATACACAAGAAGCTTGAGTTCCCCCAGATTATGTACATGGACAG ATACCTTCATAGAAATGTGGAACAGACACATGGAAGAAGAGGAGAGGTAAAGAGGCTGAAGGACCAGTTAACAGTTCTTCAGCAGAAACTTGAAAG CTATAAAAACTACGGTTCCGGGCCGAACAAGTACCCGCTAACAGATATGCTGCAGTATATTTTAGAGTTTGCCACTTCAAAGCAGACAAACCCAAGCACCTCTCCTGCTTCAGCGGGACCGGCCAGCAGTCCTGCACACACAGAACCCAGCTCAGAACACACCAG CCAAACAGAAACAGATGATGCCGGCTCATCGGATGGTTCAGGCTGCACACAGAGCTCTACCCAGAGGACGCCTATCCACAAGCCCTTCACCCAGTGTAGACCCCCAGCTGACTGGCCTCAGCACCCAGCGCCTGGCAGCGTGAGCGAGGAGGAGCTGCACTTTGTCAGGGGCTGCCTGCAGCGCTGGAGATCCGAGGCAGAGAACAACATGAATG AGCTCAAGGCCAGCATTGACAAGGTCAGCCAGGCTCTGGAGGGGATGTACTCAGATAACAGTCTGTGTCAG GTGCCGTACAGGCTACATGCAGTTCTTGTCCATGAAGGACAGGCTTCTGCTGGTCATTACTGGGCCTACATCTACGATCATGCCCATAAACGCTGGCTGAAGTACAATGATGTGATGGTGACTGAGTCTTCATGGGAGGAGCTGGTGCGAGACTCTTACGGAGGAATGACTAATGCCAGTGCTTACTGTCTCATGTACATTAATGACAGACTATCACACCTCATAGCAG AGGACACAGACAATGAGACAGGGCAGGTTCTGCAAGGCATGGACTCCCTTCCTTCTGTTCTGAAACGCTACGTCCATGAGGACAACCGTTGGTTCCAGCAGCAACTGCGGGAATGGGAGAAGCAACTCCATCAGGCATCTCAGGAAGAGCCACAGGTTCCCGTAGCTCAGACTTCCACCAGCAAAGAGGAAAAGACTTTAGAACCAGAGCGCCCAAATTCAGAGCCAGaccaagaacaagaacaagaaaacAGCCATGAGAAACCTGATGAACCGACACCAGAGGCAGAACAGGAGCCGGTCCAGGATGCAGAAG AAGCCACAACCAGCGTGGTAGCTTCTGACTCGTCACCAGAGAACAGTGAGGTGGTAACGGAGGGTACTGAAGACGccttctctctcagtctgtcccACAGCCAGCTGGATGAGAGTCAG AGTCCTGTATTGACAACTCAAAAGGATGAGGAGACAGTGGAAGAAGAGCGTGAGATCATTAATCAGACCATAAGTGAGCAGGCAGAGACAGAAGCAGCTTTAGAGCCACAACCTGAGACTGAAGAGGCTGAATCACAGGTTACTTCAGCAGAGGACAGCCAAGCTGAGGCCAGACAACCAGAGAACGAGGTGTCAGAGGTAGAGATCCCTAATGTGGGCAAGATCCTGGTGCTCTCTGATGCAGATGGATATAATGAAGAG ATGATGCTTACCCCGGCAATGCAGGGTGTTATCCTAGCTATAGCCAAAGCCAGACAAGTCTTTGACAAGGATGGTCCTGAGGCAGGGCTTATAAAG GCATTTCATGAGGAGTACTCCAGACTGTACGAGATATCTCAGGAAGAGATCACCCCTCAGCAGGACCCTCGCCTCCAGCACATCTTGGTCTATCTCTTCCAGAACAAAGCACCTGACCGCATTATTGAGAGAACTCTGCTGGAACAATTTGGTGACCGAAACTTGAGCTTTGACGATAG GTCTATCAGTATCATGAGGGAGGCCAGAGCCAAACTTCGGCTCATCAAACCAGAAGACATGGATATGGAGGAGTACATG CAATGGCAAGATGACTACAGCATGTTCAAGACCGTTTTTGCGTACCTGCTGACGGGCCTTGAGCAATACCAAAAAGGAAA AATTCGAGAGGCGCTGATTTATCTTGCACATGCTTACCAAGACAATGCAGCTTTGCTTAAGAGTGGGGGAAAGAGAGGAGTGGACCACAATCTTATAGCACTTTACAGGAGAAAATGCCTGAAG GAGCTGAATGAGAATGCAGCAACGCTGTTTAAAAGCGGAGAAGAGAGCGATGTAGAGGAGGGCGTGACCATTATGAATGACTGTGTCATCCCCTGCATGCACCTGATGGTCAGAGACAGCATCACGCAGGAGGACATGGATGCCATTGACATGATCAGGAGTCACTGGTGCTCTTATCTGGGGCAGGATATGGATG AATTGCAGCAGGAGAAGCTGAGCGAGTTCTTGCCACGGGTTCTGGACTGCTCAGCTGAGAGGGTGGTGTTGAAAGAGCCACCCAAAGTGAGAAAGTCATCCCACGACCTGTGTAGCCGCCTGGCTGCCATCATGGAGTCCATCCATAGCACATCAGTCGTCACTGTGAAGTGA